In Pyrus communis chromosome 1, drPyrComm1.1, whole genome shotgun sequence, the following are encoded in one genomic region:
- the LOC137739482 gene encoding cysteine--tRNA ligase, chloroplastic/mitochondrial isoform X2: MCAESQPMISAISAMRASTSHSMFSTGRYLRHLGYQVTYVRNFTDVDDKIIARANELREDPISLSRRYCEEFNRDMTCLHCLPPSVEPRVSDHMPQILDMIKQIIENGYGYTVDGDVYFSVDKFPDYGRLSGRKLEDNRAGERVAIDSRKKHPGDFAMWKSAKEGEPFWDSPWGPGRPGWHIECSAMSAAYLGYSFDIHGGGMDLVFPHHENEIAQSCAACNHSNISYWIHNGFVTIDSEKMSKSLGNFFTIRQVIDLYHPLALRLFLLGTHYQSPINYSDALLESASDRIFYIYQALHDCESALSQNNGVTLKDTIPPDTLNSVNNFYNVFLTSMSDDLHTPVVLAALSDPLKTINDLLHTRKGKKQELRMESLAALGTIIKNVLSVLGLMPASYPEILQELKDKALKRAKLTEDQVLQKIEERNAARKNKEYERSDTIRKDLAAVGIALMDSPDGTTWRPTVPLAIQEQQVATT, encoded by the exons ATGTGTGCGGAGTCACAGCCTATGATCTCAGCCATATCGGCCATGCGCGCGTCTACGTCACATTCGATGTTCTCTACAG GCAGATATCTTAGGCATTTGGGATATCAAGTCACATACGTTCGGAATTTCACAGATGTTGATGACAAA ATAATTGCTAGAGCAAATGAGTTGAGGGAGGATCCTATCAGCTTGAGCAGGCGTTACTGCGAGGAGTTCAATCGAGATATGACCTGTCTGCATTGCCTGCCTCCTTCGGTGGAACCACGAGTGTCGGATCACATGCCACAGATCCTTGATATGATAAAGCAG ATTATTGAAAATGGATATGGGTACACTGTTGATGGGGATGTTTACTTTAGTGTCGACAAGTTCCCAGATTATGGACGTCTATCTGGGCGAAAGTTAGAAGATAATCGAGCTGGTGAGCGGGTTGCTATTGATTCAAGGAAAAAACATCCTGGTGACTTTGCCATGTGGAAG TCTGCAAAGGAAGGAGAACCCTTCTGGGACAGTCCATGGGGCCCTGGTAGACCCGGCTGGCATATCGAGTGCAGTGCAATGAGTGCTGCTTATCTGGGTTACTCTTTCGACATACACGGTGGAGGGATGGACCTTGTGTTTCCCCaccatgaaaatgaaattgcgCAGAGTTGTGCTGCGTGTAACCACAGTAACATAAGCTACTGGATACACAATGGTTTTGTCACCATTGACTCAGAGAAAATGTCCAAATCCCTTGGAAACTTCTTCACAATTCGGCAG GTTATAGACCTCTACCATCCATTGGCTTTGCGACTTTTCTTGTTAGGGACCCACTATCAGTCTCCGATCAACTACTCTGATGCGCTGCTTGAAAGTGCTTCTGACCGGATTTTCTACATTTATCAG GCACTACATGATTGTGAAAGCGCTCTGAGCCAGAATAATGGGGTAACCCTGAAAGATACCATCCCTCCTGATACACTGAACAGCGTCAACAACTTCTATAATGTTTTCTTAACGTCAATGTCAGATGATCTTCACACTCCTGTTGTTTTGGCTGCACTATCAGACCCATTAAAAACCATCAATGATCTGCTACATACTCGTAAG GGGAAGAAGCAAGAACTGCGGATGGAGTCGCTGGCAGCTTTGGGAACGATAATTAAGAATGTTTTGAGCGTTTTAGGTCTGATGCCTGCAAGTTACCCGGAG ATTCTGCAGGAGCTGAAGGATAAAGCCTTGAAGCGTGCAAAGTTAACCGAAGATCAAGTATTGCAAAAAATCGAGGAAAGAAATGCAGCGAGGAAGAACAAAGAGTACGAAAGATCAGATACAATTAGAAAAGATTTAGCTGCTGTGGGGATTGCTCTTATGGACAGCCCAGATGGAACGACGTGGAGACCCACCGTACCTCTTGCAATTCAAGAGCAGCAGGTTGCAACTACTTGA
- the LOC137747685 gene encoding uncharacterized transporter C405.03c-like isoform X1 — MMGWRYRAGLFLIAAVVVIWVTSAEVTQGIFTDYKQPFAVTYLGASLMVVYIPIAFIKDWLCNFLKRRSSKSGKNAESSMNEFSAGFSSTLKLNGVKDFELEIHGSLTRKDSDADLSPHAEEQALVSKYKDDLSVLKHDKEVTTRQIATYGFYIAPLWFITEYFSNAALARTSVASTTVLSSTSGLFTLFVGAFLGEDSLNVAKVVAVFVSMAGIAMTTLGKTWATDESQLSAANGKRSLVGDMFGLLSAMSYGLFTVLLKKFAGEGGERVDVQKLFGYIGLFTLVSLWWLIWPLTALGIEPKFMIPHSAKLEEVVIANGFIGSVLSDYFWALSVVWTTPLVATLGMSLTIPLAMVADMFIHGRHYSVVYILGSAQVFAGFVIANLSDWCSKKLGL; from the exons ATGATGGGGTGGAGGTACAGAGCTGGGTTGTTCCTAATTGCTGCTGTTGTTGTCATTTGGGTCACCTCTGCAGAAGTTACCCAG GGTATATTTACGGACTATAAGCAGCCATTTGCAGTAACATATCTTGGAGCTTCTCTTATGGTAGTTTACATCCCAATAGCATTCATTAAGGATTGGTTGTGTAATTTTCTAAAACGCCGCTCCTCTAAAAGTGGTAAAAATGCAGAAAGCAGCATGAATGAGTTTTCTGCTGGATTTAGTTCTACTCTAAAACTCAATGGAGTGAAAGACTTTGAATTGGAAATTCATGGGTCCTTGACCAGAAAAGACAGTGATGCAGACCTTTCACCTCATGCGGAAGAACAGGCTTTGGTTTCTAAATACAAAGATGATTTAAGTGTGCTGAAACATGATAAAGAGGTTACTACGAGGCAAATTGCTACTTATGGGTTTTACATTGCCCCTCTCTGGTTTATTACGGAG TATTTTTCAAATGCTGCTCTCGCGCGTACAAGTGTTGCAAGTACAACAGTATTATCCTCGACGTCAGGACTCTTTACTCTTTTTGTAGGTGCATTCTTGGGCGAAGATTCTTTAAATGTGGCAAAGGTGGTCGCTGTCTTTGTTAGCATGGCTGGTATAGCTATGACAACTCTGGGCAAAACATGGGCTACGGATGAGTCACAACTGAGTGCCGC CAACGGGAAACGCTCTCTTGTTGGAGATATGTTTGGTCTTCTCTCAGCCATGTCATATGGTCTATTCACCG TTCTTCTTAAAAAGTTTGCGGGCGAAGGAGGAGAAAGGGTTGACGTGCAAAAGTTGTTTGGGTATATTGGATTGTTTACACTAGTATCGTTATGGTGGCTTA tTTGGCCGTTGACAGCATTGGGCATTGAGCCCAAGTTTATGATTCCTCACTCTGCTAAATTGGAAGAAGTTGTTATTGCCAACGGCTTTATTGGAAGTGTACTCTCCGACTACTTCTG GGCACTAAGTGTTGTGTGGACAACTCCACTCGTTGCCACCTTGGGCATGTCGCTCACCATCCCCCTTGCTATGGTTGCTGACATGTTCATCCATGGCCGTCATTATTCAGTAGTTTACATACTTGGTTCTGCTCAG GTATTTGCAGGATTTGTAATAGCTAATCTTTCGGATTGGTGCTCCAAAAAGTTGGGATTATAG
- the LOC137739472 gene encoding glucan endo-1,3-beta-D-glucosidase-like, whose product MASMLCSLALFVCIVCFSALIPQASPAPFLFPEAQSTVLPDPSTFFAPKLLSTPLPTNSFFQNFVLKNGDQPEYIHPYTIKSSNSSLSIAYPSFSYTSTIISTALFEPDLTISASKTNTGKAPNNNDHHVISDFNDLSVTLDFPSSNLRFFLVRGSPFLTGFLYRPSALTISTAHTIVSSSPASGSKTKFIIKLDNNQTWLIYTSIPTDFSDSGPSTLTFKAFSGIIRFAVIPDPDPKSEAILDHFSSCYPVSGAAVLQNTNTLTYKWEKEGGDLLMLAHPLHIKLLSNATVLQDFRYKSIDGDLVGVVGDSWMLASKPIPVTWNSVRGVQKDSFPEIISALRRDVDALSSTEASTTSSYFYGKLVARAARLAVIAKEVACPDAIPAIRTFLAEKIEPWLDGSFSGNGFLHDKKWGGLVTKQGLTDQGADFGFGVYADHHYHLGYFIYGISVLAKIDPAWGQKYKSQAYSLVEDFLNKDERSNPNYPRLRSFDLYKLHSWAGGLTEFADGRNQESTSEAVNAYYAAALMGKAYKDAQLEATGSLLTALEIQAAQMWWHVREGGENRIYPEAFAKENRVVGVLWATKRDTGLWFATAEAKEIRLGIQMLPVLPVTEVLFSDAGYANELVSWALPALNRTEVTEGWKGFVYALQGIYDTQGALKKIRSLNSFDDGNSRSNILWWIHSHSR is encoded by the coding sequence ATGGCAAGCATGCTCTGTTCTCTTGCTCTCTTCGTCTGCATAGTCTGTTTTTCCGCTTTGATTCCGCAGGCCTCCCCCGCCCCATTCCTCTTCCCGGAAGCTCAATCCACCGTCCTCCCCGACCCTTCAACCTTCTTCGCCCCAAAACTTCTCTCAACTCCACTCCCCACCAACTCTTTCTTCCAAAACTTTGTCCTCAAAAATGGCGACCAACCCGAGTACATCCATCCCTACACCATCAAATCATCCAACTCCTCCCTATCTATCGCATACCCGTCTTTCTCCTACACATCTACCATCATATCCACAGCCCTGTTTGAACCCGATCTCACCATATCTGCCTCGAAAACAAACACCGGAAAAGCTCCAAACAACAACGACCACCATGTAATCTCTGACTTCAATGATCTCAGTGTGACATTGGACTTTCCCTCCTCCAACCTCCGCTTCTTCCTTGTCCGCGGCAGCCCCTTTCTTACCGGTTTTCTTTATCGCCCCTCTGCGCTTACTATATCAACTGCTCATACAATTGTCTCATCATCACCAGCTAGTGGCTCAAAAACCAAGTTCATCATCAAGCTCGACAACAATCAGACATGGCTAATATACACATCCATTCCAACCGATTTCTCTGACAGCGGACCATCCACTCTAACTTTTAAAGCTTTTTCCGGGATTATTCGATTTGCTGTAATACCGGATCCTGACCCAAAATCAGAGGCAATTCTCGATCACTTTAGTTCTTGTTACCCAGTTTCTGGTGCAGCTgtgctccaaaacaccaatACTTTGACATATAAATGGGAAAAGGAAGGTGGAGATTTGCTTATGCTTGCTCATCCTCTCCATATTAAGCTTCTATCCAATGCTACTGTTTTGCAAGATTTTAGGTATAAAAGCATTGACGGCGATTTAGTTGGTGTTGTTGGCGATTCGTGGATGTTAGCATCGAAGCCTATTCCAGTCACTTGGAATTCTGTACGGGGTGTGCAAAAAGATTCGTTCCCCGAAATCATATCTGCACTTCGTCGAGATGTTGACGCTCTTAGTTCAACAGAAGCTTCTACTACATCTTCATATTTTTATGGGAAATTGGTTGCTAGAGCAGCAAGGCTGGCTGTGATAGCCAAGGAGGTAGCTTGTCCTGATGCGATCCCGGCGATCAGGACATTCTTGGCGGAGAAAATAGAGCCATGGTTGGATGGTAGCTTTAGTGGCAACGGATTTTTGCATGATAAAAAATGGGGTGGACTTGTTACCAAGCAAGGATTAACCGATCAGGGTGCCGATTTCGGGTTTGGCGTTTATGCTGATCACCATTACCATCTGGGGTACTTTATATATGGAATTTCCGTGTTAGCAAAGATTGATCCTGCATGGGGGCAGAAGTACAAGTCTCAAGCTTACTCGCTCGTGGAGGATTTTCTCAACAAGGATGAACGATCGAATCCAAATTACCCGCGTCTGAGATCCTTTGATCTCTATAAATTGCACTCGTGGGCAGGTGGGTTGACAGAATTCGCAGACGGGAGGAATCAAGAGAGCACGAGCGAGGCGGTCAATGCTTACTACGCAGCTGCTTTGATGGGAAAAGCCTATAAAGATGCGCAACTTGAGGCCACCGGATCGCTACTCACTGCCTTGGAAATACAGGCAGCTCAAATGTGGTGGCACGTAAGAGAGGGCGGAGAGAATCGAATTTACCCGGAAGCTTTCGCAAAGGAAAATCGAGTAGTGGGAGTTTTATGGGCGACCAAGAGAGACACCGGACTTTGGTTCGCTACCGCGGAGGCAAAAGAAATCAGACTCGGAATTCAAATGCTGCCTGTTTTGCCAGTCACCGAGGTTCTGTTCTCCGATGCAGGGTATGCCAACGAGCTCGTGAGTTGGGCATTGCCGGCGCTCAATAGAACAGAAGTCACCGAAGGATGGAAGGGATTTGTGTATGCGTTACAAGGGATTTACGACACACAAGGCGCTTTGAAGAAGATTAGGAGCTTGAATAGTTTCGACGACGGAAACTCCCGGagtaatattttgtggtggatTCACAGTCACAGTAGGTGA
- the LOC137739482 gene encoding cysteine--tRNA ligase, chloroplastic/mitochondrial isoform X3 — protein MTCLHCLPPSVEPRVSDHMPQILDMIKQIIENGYGYTVDGDVYFSVDKFPDYGRLSGRKLEDNRAGERVAIDSRKKHPGDFAMWKSAKEGEPFWDSPWGPGRPGWHIECSAMSAAYLGYSFDIHGGGMDLVFPHHENEIAQSCAACNHSNISYWIHNGFVTIDSEKMSKSLGNFFTIRQVIDLYHPLALRLFLLGTHYQSPINYSDALLESASDRIFYIYQALHDCESALSQNNGVTLKDTIPPDTLNSVNNFYNVFLTSMSDDLHTPVVLAALSDPLKTINDLLHTRKGKKQELRMESLAALGTIIKNVLSVLGLMPASYPEILQELKDKALKRAKLTEDQVLQKIEERNAARKNKEYERSDTIRKDLAAVGIALMDSPDGTTWRPTVPLAIQEQQVATT, from the exons ATGACCTGTCTGCATTGCCTGCCTCCTTCGGTGGAACCACGAGTGTCGGATCACATGCCACAGATCCTTGATATGATAAAGCAG ATTATTGAAAATGGATATGGGTACACTGTTGATGGGGATGTTTACTTTAGTGTCGACAAGTTCCCAGATTATGGACGTCTATCTGGGCGAAAGTTAGAAGATAATCGAGCTGGTGAGCGGGTTGCTATTGATTCAAGGAAAAAACATCCTGGTGACTTTGCCATGTGGAAG TCTGCAAAGGAAGGAGAACCCTTCTGGGACAGTCCATGGGGCCCTGGTAGACCCGGCTGGCATATCGAGTGCAGTGCAATGAGTGCTGCTTATCTGGGTTACTCTTTCGACATACACGGTGGAGGGATGGACCTTGTGTTTCCCCaccatgaaaatgaaattgcgCAGAGTTGTGCTGCGTGTAACCACAGTAACATAAGCTACTGGATACACAATGGTTTTGTCACCATTGACTCAGAGAAAATGTCCAAATCCCTTGGAAACTTCTTCACAATTCGGCAG GTTATAGACCTCTACCATCCATTGGCTTTGCGACTTTTCTTGTTAGGGACCCACTATCAGTCTCCGATCAACTACTCTGATGCGCTGCTTGAAAGTGCTTCTGACCGGATTTTCTACATTTATCAG GCACTACATGATTGTGAAAGCGCTCTGAGCCAGAATAATGGGGTAACCCTGAAAGATACCATCCCTCCTGATACACTGAACAGCGTCAACAACTTCTATAATGTTTTCTTAACGTCAATGTCAGATGATCTTCACACTCCTGTTGTTTTGGCTGCACTATCAGACCCATTAAAAACCATCAATGATCTGCTACATACTCGTAAG GGGAAGAAGCAAGAACTGCGGATGGAGTCGCTGGCAGCTTTGGGAACGATAATTAAGAATGTTTTGAGCGTTTTAGGTCTGATGCCTGCAAGTTACCCGGAG ATTCTGCAGGAGCTGAAGGATAAAGCCTTGAAGCGTGCAAAGTTAACCGAAGATCAAGTATTGCAAAAAATCGAGGAAAGAAATGCAGCGAGGAAGAACAAAGAGTACGAAAGATCAGATACAATTAGAAAAGATTTAGCTGCTGTGGGGATTGCTCTTATGGACAGCCCAGATGGAACGACGTGGAGACCCACCGTACCTCTTGCAATTCAAGAGCAGCAGGTTGCAACTACTTGA
- the LOC137744876 gene encoding ER membrane protein complex subunit 7 homolog — MARSWRSNLVVLVLFLQLCFSLISSSLAISPGSADGYTIHGRVKIPPSLGVKGFAPYGKISNIKVILNGGQSVTFLRPDGFFSFHNVPAGTHLIEVSAIGYFFSPVRVDVSARNPGKVQAALTENRRPLNEFVLEPLREEQYYEIREPFSIMALVKSPMGLMVGFMLIVVFLMPKLVENMDPEEMRRTQEEMRNQGVPSLASLLPGAARS, encoded by the exons ATGGCGCGGAGCTGGAGATCCAATCTGGTGGTTCTCGTGCTTTTCCTACAGTTGTGCTTTTCGCTCATCTCTTCGTCGCTCGCAATTTCTCCCGG CTCTGCCGATGGATACACCATTCATGGCCGAGTAAAGATCCCACCCA GTCTCGGGGTGAAAGGGTTTGCACCTTACGGAAAGATATCAAATATCAAAGTCATACTAAATGGTGGTCAAAGTGTTACCTTTCTGAGGCCTGATGGATTTTTTTCATT CCATAATGTGCCTGCGGGGACTCATTTGATCGAAGTGTCTGCAATAGGCTATTTCTTCTCTCCG GTCCGAGTTGATGTTAGTGCTAGAAACCCAGGCAAGGTTCAGGCAGCACTGACTGAGAATAGGAGGCCACTGAATGAGTTTGTTTTGGAGCCATTGAGAGAGGAACAGTATTATgag ATAAGAGAACCCTTCTCCATAATGGCTCTTGTAAAGAGCCCCATGGGACTGATGGTTGGATTTATGCTAATTGTCGTGTTTCTTATGCCGAAATTAGTGGAGAACATGG ATCCTGAAGAAATGAGGCGAACACAAGAAGAAATGAGAAACCAAGGGGTTCCATCGCTGGCAAGTTTGTTACCTGGTGCCGCTAGGAGTTAG
- the LOC137747685 gene encoding uncharacterized vacuolar membrane protein YML018C-like isoform X2: MNEFSAGFSSTLKLNGVKDFELEIHGSLTRKDSDADLSPHAEEQALVSKYKDDLSVLKHDKEVTTRQIATYGFYIAPLWFITEYFSNAALARTSVASTTVLSSTSGLFTLFVGAFLGEDSLNVAKVVAVFVSMAGIAMTTLGKTWATDESQLSAANGKRSLVGDMFGLLSAMSYGLFTVLLKKFAGEGGERVDVQKLFGYIGLFTLVSLWWLIWPLTALGIEPKFMIPHSAKLEEVVIANGFIGSVLSDYFWALSVVWTTPLVATLGMSLTIPLAMVADMFIHGRHYSVVYILGSAQVFAGFVIANLSDWCSKKLGL, translated from the exons ATGAATGAGTTTTCTGCTGGATTTAGTTCTACTCTAAAACTCAATGGAGTGAAAGACTTTGAATTGGAAATTCATGGGTCCTTGACCAGAAAAGACAGTGATGCAGACCTTTCACCTCATGCGGAAGAACAGGCTTTGGTTTCTAAATACAAAGATGATTTAAGTGTGCTGAAACATGATAAAGAGGTTACTACGAGGCAAATTGCTACTTATGGGTTTTACATTGCCCCTCTCTGGTTTATTACGGAG TATTTTTCAAATGCTGCTCTCGCGCGTACAAGTGTTGCAAGTACAACAGTATTATCCTCGACGTCAGGACTCTTTACTCTTTTTGTAGGTGCATTCTTGGGCGAAGATTCTTTAAATGTGGCAAAGGTGGTCGCTGTCTTTGTTAGCATGGCTGGTATAGCTATGACAACTCTGGGCAAAACATGGGCTACGGATGAGTCACAACTGAGTGCCGC CAACGGGAAACGCTCTCTTGTTGGAGATATGTTTGGTCTTCTCTCAGCCATGTCATATGGTCTATTCACCG TTCTTCTTAAAAAGTTTGCGGGCGAAGGAGGAGAAAGGGTTGACGTGCAAAAGTTGTTTGGGTATATTGGATTGTTTACACTAGTATCGTTATGGTGGCTTA tTTGGCCGTTGACAGCATTGGGCATTGAGCCCAAGTTTATGATTCCTCACTCTGCTAAATTGGAAGAAGTTGTTATTGCCAACGGCTTTATTGGAAGTGTACTCTCCGACTACTTCTG GGCACTAAGTGTTGTGTGGACAACTCCACTCGTTGCCACCTTGGGCATGTCGCTCACCATCCCCCTTGCTATGGTTGCTGACATGTTCATCCATGGCCGTCATTATTCAGTAGTTTACATACTTGGTTCTGCTCAG GTATTTGCAGGATTTGTAATAGCTAATCTTTCGGATTGGTGCTCCAAAAAGTTGGGATTATAG
- the LOC137739505 gene encoding hydroxyproline O-galactosyltransferase HPGT3-like translates to MEGLPTTTKSDRRWRSKPLQTSKPSILMAFFSCFAWLYVAGRLWQDAENRTVLSNLLKKNLGQRPKVLTVEDKLAVLGCKDLERRIVEAEMDLTLAKSQGYLKNHLQQKVSSSGRLLAVVGVYTGFGSHLNRNMFRGSWMPKGDALRKLEERGVVIRFVIGRSANRGDSLDQNIDKESRSTKDFLILEGHEEAQEEMPKKAKFFFSTAVQNWDAEFYVKVDDNINLDLEGLIGLLEHRRAQDGAYIGCMKSGDVIAEEGKSWYEPDWWKFGDQKSYFRHAGGSLIILSKNLAQYININSASLKTYAHDDVSVGSWMMGIQATYIDDNRLCCGSIRQDKVCSLA, encoded by the exons ATGGAGGGTTTGCCGACGACGACGAAATCAGATCGGCGATGGCGATCGAAGCCCCTGCAGACCTCCAAGCCATCCATTCTCATGGCATTCTTCTCCTGCTTCGCTTGGCTCTACGTCGCCGGCCG GTTGTGGCAGGATGCGGAGAACAGAACTGTGCTTTCTAATCTTCTAAAGAAGAACTTGGGCCAG AGACCAAAGGTTCTTACGGTAGAAGACAAGTTAGCAGTGCTTGGATGCAA GGACCTGGAGAGGAGGATTGTGGAAGCTGAGATGGACTTGACACTGGCCAAGAGTCAAGGGTACCTCAAGAACCACTTGCAACAAAAGGTGTCTTCTTCTGGCCGATTGCTCGCTGTTGTTGGAGTTTATACTGGATTTGGTAGTCATTTAAACCGAAATATGTTTAGAGGGTCTTGGATGCCCAAAG GTGATGCTTTGAGGAAGCTAGAAGAAAGAGGAGTAGTTATACGCTTTGTAATTGGTCGGAG TGCCAATCGGGGTGATAGCTTAGATCAGAATATTGATAAGGAAAGTCGTTCGACGAAGGATTTCTTAATTCTT GAAGGTCATGAGGAGGCTCAGGAAGAGATGCCCAAGAAAGCAAAGTTCTTCTTCAGTACTGCGGTTCAGAATTGGGATGCTGAGTTTTATGTCAAAGTTGATGACAATATCAATCTTGATCTTG AGGGGCTGATTGGACTTCTTGAACATCGTCGTGCTCAAGATGGTGCTTATATCGGATGCATGAAGTCAGGAGATGTGATTGCTGAAGA GGGAAAGTCTTGGTATGAACCTGACTGGTGGAAATTTGGGGATCAGAAATC GTACTTCCGACATGCGGGTGGTTCCCTCATTATACTATCCAAGAACTTAGCTCAGTATATAAACATAAACAG TGCATCATTGAAGACTTATGCTCATGATGATGTATCAGTGGGTTCATGGATGATGGGTATCCAAGCCACTTATATAGATGACAACCGCCTTTGCTGCGGTAGCATTAGACAAG ATAAGGTGTGTTCTTTGGCTTGA
- the LOC137739482 gene encoding cysteine--tRNA ligase, chloroplastic/mitochondrial isoform X1, giving the protein MGTLLKFYRPLFPYSSRTIQLGTQRFHRLFKPNRRILCVATSSHSQPSILGGVGSKLGSPESSELWLHNTMSRKKELFRPKIEGKVGMYVCGVTAYDLSHIGHARVYVTFDVLYRYLRHLGYQVTYVRNFTDVDDKIIARANELREDPISLSRRYCEEFNRDMTCLHCLPPSVEPRVSDHMPQILDMIKQIIENGYGYTVDGDVYFSVDKFPDYGRLSGRKLEDNRAGERVAIDSRKKHPGDFAMWKSAKEGEPFWDSPWGPGRPGWHIECSAMSAAYLGYSFDIHGGGMDLVFPHHENEIAQSCAACNHSNISYWIHNGFVTIDSEKMSKSLGNFFTIRQVIDLYHPLALRLFLLGTHYQSPINYSDALLESASDRIFYIYQALHDCESALSQNNGVTLKDTIPPDTLNSVNNFYNVFLTSMSDDLHTPVVLAALSDPLKTINDLLHTRKGKKQELRMESLAALGTIIKNVLSVLGLMPASYPEILQELKDKALKRAKLTEDQVLQKIEERNAARKNKEYERSDTIRKDLAAVGIALMDSPDGTTWRPTVPLAIQEQQVATT; this is encoded by the exons ATGGGTACTCTGCTCAAGTTCTACAGACCCTTGTTTCCATACTCGAGTCGGACGATTCAACTCGGAACGCAGCGTTTCCACAGATTATTCAAGCCCAATAGGAGAATTCTCTGCGTGGCTACTTCCAGCCACTCTCAGCCGTCTATTTTAGGCGGCGTCGGCAGTAAATTGGGGAGTCCAGAATCGTCGGAGCTATGGCTGCACAACACAATGAGCAGGAAGAAGGAGCTTTTCAGGCCCAAAATTGAAGGGAAGGTGGGCATGTATGTGTGCGGAGTCACAGCCTATGATCTCAGCCATATCGGCCATGCGCGCGTCTACGTCACATTCGATGTTCTCTACAG ATATCTTAGGCATTTGGGATATCAAGTCACATACGTTCGGAATTTCACAGATGTTGATGACAAA ATAATTGCTAGAGCAAATGAGTTGAGGGAGGATCCTATCAGCTTGAGCAGGCGTTACTGCGAGGAGTTCAATCGAGATATGACCTGTCTGCATTGCCTGCCTCCTTCGGTGGAACCACGAGTGTCGGATCACATGCCACAGATCCTTGATATGATAAAGCAG ATTATTGAAAATGGATATGGGTACACTGTTGATGGGGATGTTTACTTTAGTGTCGACAAGTTCCCAGATTATGGACGTCTATCTGGGCGAAAGTTAGAAGATAATCGAGCTGGTGAGCGGGTTGCTATTGATTCAAGGAAAAAACATCCTGGTGACTTTGCCATGTGGAAG TCTGCAAAGGAAGGAGAACCCTTCTGGGACAGTCCATGGGGCCCTGGTAGACCCGGCTGGCATATCGAGTGCAGTGCAATGAGTGCTGCTTATCTGGGTTACTCTTTCGACATACACGGTGGAGGGATGGACCTTGTGTTTCCCCaccatgaaaatgaaattgcgCAGAGTTGTGCTGCGTGTAACCACAGTAACATAAGCTACTGGATACACAATGGTTTTGTCACCATTGACTCAGAGAAAATGTCCAAATCCCTTGGAAACTTCTTCACAATTCGGCAG GTTATAGACCTCTACCATCCATTGGCTTTGCGACTTTTCTTGTTAGGGACCCACTATCAGTCTCCGATCAACTACTCTGATGCGCTGCTTGAAAGTGCTTCTGACCGGATTTTCTACATTTATCAG GCACTACATGATTGTGAAAGCGCTCTGAGCCAGAATAATGGGGTAACCCTGAAAGATACCATCCCTCCTGATACACTGAACAGCGTCAACAACTTCTATAATGTTTTCTTAACGTCAATGTCAGATGATCTTCACACTCCTGTTGTTTTGGCTGCACTATCAGACCCATTAAAAACCATCAATGATCTGCTACATACTCGTAAG GGGAAGAAGCAAGAACTGCGGATGGAGTCGCTGGCAGCTTTGGGAACGATAATTAAGAATGTTTTGAGCGTTTTAGGTCTGATGCCTGCAAGTTACCCGGAG ATTCTGCAGGAGCTGAAGGATAAAGCCTTGAAGCGTGCAAAGTTAACCGAAGATCAAGTATTGCAAAAAATCGAGGAAAGAAATGCAGCGAGGAAGAACAAAGAGTACGAAAGATCAGATACAATTAGAAAAGATTTAGCTGCTGTGGGGATTGCTCTTATGGACAGCCCAGATGGAACGACGTGGAGACCCACCGTACCTCTTGCAATTCAAGAGCAGCAGGTTGCAACTACTTGA